The following are encoded together in the Streptomyces sp. NBC_01465 genome:
- a CDS encoding LysR family transcriptional regulator, with protein MVHMERVDLNLLAPLAALLEERHVSRAAEVAGMSQPAMSRALQRLRDTLGDELLVRTPRGYRLTPRAERVQREVRAVLPRLESLFSPEEYDPATAAETFRAAGTDYSRVFAPAVFQRVFRESPRSTLHFRSWHDAIHEDLDRGVVDLLFHARSEPVTALRTEHLFDDRFVCVLSADHPLARLPEITLDTYLEATHVIVGTIGERQTAIERRLEKLGARRRAGLTVPYHSLAAQSVPGTRLILTLPARLLTEERSDPGIRILPAPEEIRSLHYEMAWHPRLDGDLGQRWLRDTIRAVTTELPDIDREFMD; from the coding sequence ATGGTGCATATGGAACGGGTCGATCTCAACCTGCTGGCCCCGCTGGCCGCGCTGCTGGAGGAGCGGCACGTCTCGCGCGCCGCCGAGGTCGCCGGTATGAGCCAGCCTGCGATGAGCCGGGCGCTGCAGCGGCTGCGGGACACGCTCGGCGACGAGCTGCTGGTGCGCACGCCGCGCGGCTACCGGCTCACTCCGCGGGCCGAGCGCGTCCAGCGCGAGGTGCGGGCGGTTCTGCCGCGCCTGGAGAGCTTGTTCTCACCGGAGGAGTACGACCCCGCCACGGCTGCCGAGACCTTCCGAGCCGCCGGGACCGACTACAGCAGGGTGTTCGCCCCGGCCGTGTTCCAGCGCGTCTTCCGGGAGTCGCCGCGCTCTACGCTCCACTTCCGCAGCTGGCACGACGCGATCCACGAAGACCTGGACCGGGGCGTCGTCGACCTGCTGTTCCACGCCAGGTCGGAGCCGGTCACCGCGCTGCGCACCGAGCACCTCTTCGACGACCGGTTCGTGTGTGTGCTCAGCGCGGACCACCCCCTGGCCAGGCTCCCGGAGATCACTCTGGACACGTACCTGGAGGCCACGCACGTGATCGTCGGCACCATCGGCGAGCGCCAGACCGCGATCGAGCGGCGGCTGGAGAAACTCGGGGCCCGCCGCCGGGCCGGGCTGACCGTGCCGTACCACTCCCTCGCCGCGCAGTCGGTCCCCGGCACCCGGCTGATCCTCACGCTGCCCGCACGACTGCTGACGGAAGAGCGTTCCGACCCGGGCATCCGGATTCTGCCCGCGCCCGAGGAAATCCGCTCGCTGCATTACGAGATGGCCTGGCATCCGCGCCTGGACGGCGACCTGGGGCAGCGCTGGCTCCGGGATACCATCCGGGCCGTCACCACCGAACTGCCGGACATCGATCGGGAGTTCATGGACTGA
- a CDS encoding SDR family oxidoreductase: MNSAEASVATRNDASRPRVAVVIGGSGGIGGAVAHRLAADGMTVVIHYAGSATKAEAAVTSVVAAGGTAVALPGDVAEPAEMTRLFDTVESRFGGVDAVVNTAGIMLLAPLAEMDLESFDRMHRVNVRGTFVVSQLAARRLRPGGALINFSTSVTRLQQPSYGGYAGTKGAVEAMTLILARELRGRDITVNAVAPGPTATPLFVEGKSEELIAKIASAAPLERLGTPEDIAEAVAFLAGPGGRWINGQVLFSNGGIA; the protein is encoded by the coding sequence ATGAACAGTGCGGAAGCCAGCGTGGCGACGCGGAACGATGCCAGTCGGCCCAGGGTGGCCGTGGTGATCGGCGGCTCGGGCGGCATCGGCGGCGCGGTCGCACACCGACTCGCCGCCGACGGCATGACCGTCGTCATCCACTACGCGGGAAGCGCGACGAAGGCCGAGGCGGCCGTCACGTCCGTCGTCGCGGCCGGCGGCACGGCGGTGGCTCTGCCCGGCGACGTCGCCGAACCGGCCGAGATGACCCGTCTCTTCGACACCGTGGAGAGCCGTTTCGGCGGCGTCGACGCGGTCGTCAACACGGCCGGGATCATGCTGCTCGCCCCCCTCGCCGAGATGGACCTCGAATCGTTCGACCGGATGCACCGCGTCAATGTTCGCGGCACCTTCGTCGTCTCCCAACTCGCCGCCCGCCGCCTGCGCCCCGGCGGCGCGCTGATCAACTTCTCCACCTCGGTGACCCGCCTCCAGCAGCCCAGCTACGGCGGCTACGCGGGGACCAAGGGCGCGGTTGAGGCCATGACCCTGATCCTGGCCCGCGAACTGCGCGGGAGGGACATCACCGTCAACGCCGTGGCCCCCGGGCCGACCGCGACGCCGCTCTTCGTCGAGGGCAAGAGCGAGGAACTGATCGCCAAGATCGCCTCCGCCGCGCCCCTGGAGCGGCTCGGCACCCCCGAGGACATCGCGGAAGCCGTCGCCTTCCTCGCCGGTCCCGGCGGCCGCTGGATCAACGGCCAGGTGCTGTTCAGCAACGGCGGCATCGCCTGA
- a CDS encoding alpha/beta hydrolase: MTRRQLDSISDLLRNAPLDLGGDVEKMRVVFDQMLGSVPLPSDVRTRTTELGGVPAVEVRAGTTGPTAATVLYFHGGAYAIGSAAGSVGLVSEIARRTGATAYSVDYRLAPEHPFPAATDDALAAYRALLDQGVPAGSIAVTGESAGGGLALALLLAIRDAGLPQPSSATVMSPWADLALTGSTLAARADDDPALTPRALRTRAADYLAGADPRTPLASPLHGDLRGLPPLLIQVGGREILLDDALRLATHAAHADVPVTLRTFPGAPHVFQGFAAMADEAAQALDQAAAFVTSHVRQAG; the protein is encoded by the coding sequence ATGACCCGACGTCAGCTGGACTCCATATCCGACCTGTTGCGGAACGCGCCGCTGGACCTGGGCGGTGACGTGGAGAAAATGCGTGTCGTCTTCGACCAGATGCTCGGCTCCGTGCCGCTGCCCAGCGACGTTCGCACCCGGACCACCGAGCTGGGCGGGGTGCCCGCCGTCGAGGTGCGCGCCGGCACCACCGGGCCGACGGCCGCCACCGTCCTGTACTTCCACGGCGGCGCCTACGCGATCGGCTCCGCCGCCGGCAGCGTCGGCCTGGTCTCCGAGATCGCCCGCCGCACCGGGGCCACCGCCTACTCCGTCGACTACCGGCTCGCCCCCGAACACCCCTTCCCGGCCGCCACGGACGACGCCCTCGCCGCCTACCGGGCACTTCTCGACCAGGGAGTACCCGCCGGGTCGATCGCGGTCACGGGTGAGTCGGCGGGCGGCGGCCTCGCGCTTGCCCTGCTCCTCGCGATCCGCGACGCGGGGCTGCCGCAGCCGTCGTCCGCGACCGTCATGTCCCCGTGGGCGGACCTCGCCCTGACCGGCTCCACCCTGGCGGCCAGGGCCGACGACGATCCGGCGCTCACCCCCCGCGCGCTGCGGACCCGGGCCGCCGACTACCTCGCCGGTGCGGACCCGCGCACCCCGCTGGCCAGCCCGCTCCACGGCGACCTGCGCGGACTTCCGCCGCTGCTGATCCAGGTCGGCGGGCGCGAGATCCTGCTCGACGACGCCCTGCGCCTGGCCACGCACGCCGCACACGCCGACGTCCCCGTCACCCTGCGGACCTTCCCCGGGGCACCGCACGTCTTCCAGGGCTTCGCCGCGATGGCCGACGAGGCCGCCCAGGCCCTCGACCAGGCCGCCGCGTTCGTCACCAGCCATGTGCGGCAGGCGGGGTGA
- a CDS encoding LysM peptidoglycan-binding domain-containing protein, producing MTITAVGVATPEAVAASQGNHTVKRGETLAAIAATYKIKGGWKSLASWNRLKNANVIHVGQQLTLQAPTTKPSRTATKVLPAIMARTGGGTQLITVTGTSLKSTTATLTWWTKSGSTWKPDGSVQARLGAKGMANGATRKQGTFTTPTGLFGMPFAFGTRRPPKGTTLPYKKVTSSAWWCEDNRSVALNRWVDPLPKDCRASESEHLVNYPVQYAIAVVINFNYTRPVKNRGAGIFLHINGRGSTAGCVSVPASTMAKLTAWLKPSAKPHIAIGTTAGVTAITRY from the coding sequence ATGACGATCACTGCCGTAGGCGTGGCAACACCGGAAGCAGTCGCGGCAAGCCAGGGGAATCACACCGTCAAGCGCGGCGAGACCCTTGCCGCAATCGCCGCCACATACAAGATCAAGGGCGGCTGGAAGAGCCTGGCCAGCTGGAACAGGCTGAAGAACGCAAACGTCATCCACGTTGGGCAGCAACTCACCCTGCAAGCGCCCACCACGAAGCCATCGAGGACTGCCACGAAGGTACTGCCCGCGATAATGGCGAGGACAGGCGGCGGCACGCAGCTCATCACCGTGACCGGTACATCGTTGAAGTCGACCACCGCCACACTGACCTGGTGGACCAAGTCCGGGTCCACGTGGAAGCCGGACGGGAGCGTCCAGGCGCGCCTCGGCGCGAAGGGCATGGCCAACGGAGCCACCCGCAAGCAGGGGACGTTCACGACACCGACCGGGTTGTTCGGAATGCCGTTCGCGTTCGGCACGAGGAGACCGCCGAAGGGCACCACGCTGCCCTACAAGAAGGTCACCTCGTCCGCCTGGTGGTGTGAGGACAATCGGTCCGTCGCACTCAACCGGTGGGTGGACCCACTCCCCAAAGATTGCAGGGCCAGTGAGTCCGAACACCTGGTCAACTACCCAGTGCAGTACGCGATCGCGGTCGTTATCAACTTCAACTACACCCGGCCGGTGAAGAACCGAGGCGCGGGGATCTTTCTCCACATCAACGGTCGGGGATCCACCGCCGGATGCGTATCGGTACCCGCCTCGACGATGGCGAAGCTGACGGCTTGGCTGAAACCGTCCGCGAAGCCCCACATCGCGATCGGCACGACCGCCGGCGTCACTGCGATCACCCGGTACTAG
- a CDS encoding serine hydrolase domain-containing protein, whose translation MVEQTDFRGCALVANGKSVVYEVSQGFADARSGTRCTADTRFQIASVSKQFTAAAIMLLVERGVVALDHEVSRWIGDCPPSWRGITVHHLLTHTSGLGHWEDFPELDLTAWLAPDEAVKVFQEASPKFKVSSDWYYSSPAYVLLARIVEEAGTEPYPRFLTRQIFEPLGLSNTFAGSPAGRCEVATGYAGTTVAPSFELDSLGMGAGDIWSTTGDLLRWDRALATGEFLGGESRRLMFTSHAATGIGQLDAYGYGWQLGRVAGHEVRCHSGDNNGFKAFNAWFPKLSAYVIVLSNHNETDPAALTVRLTEEHIIGARR comes from the coding sequence ATGGTCGAGCAGACAGACTTCCGGGGCTGTGCGCTGGTGGCGAACGGCAAGTCGGTGGTGTACGAGGTCAGTCAGGGATTTGCGGATGCCCGGAGTGGTACGAGGTGTACCGCGGACACCCGCTTTCAGATCGCGTCGGTGAGCAAGCAGTTCACGGCTGCCGCGATCATGCTGCTCGTGGAGCGGGGCGTCGTCGCGCTGGACCACGAGGTGAGCCGCTGGATCGGTGACTGCCCGCCGAGCTGGCGCGGGATCACGGTGCACCACCTGCTGACGCACACCTCGGGTCTGGGGCACTGGGAGGACTTTCCGGAGCTGGACCTGACCGCTTGGCTGGCGCCCGATGAGGCGGTGAAGGTGTTCCAGGAGGCCTCGCCAAAGTTCAAGGTCAGTTCCGACTGGTACTACAGCAGCCCAGCGTATGTACTGCTCGCTCGCATCGTCGAGGAGGCCGGCACTGAGCCGTATCCAAGGTTCCTGACGCGGCAGATCTTCGAACCGCTCGGCCTGAGCAACACCTTCGCCGGCTCGCCCGCCGGCCGCTGCGAGGTGGCGACTGGCTACGCAGGGACCACCGTGGCCCCGTCGTTCGAGCTGGACTCGCTCGGAATGGGGGCGGGCGACATCTGGTCTACCACCGGCGATCTCCTCCGCTGGGACCGCGCACTGGCCACTGGCGAATTCCTCGGCGGCGAGTCCCGGCGGCTGATGTTCACGTCACACGCAGCGACCGGCATCGGGCAGCTGGATGCGTACGGTTACGGCTGGCAGCTCGGCCGGGTCGCCGGGCACGAGGTGCGCTGTCACAGCGGTGACAACAACGGGTTCAAGGCATTCAACGCCTGGTTCCCGAAGCTCTCGGCCTACGTCATCGTGCTCTCCAACCACAACGAGACCGACCCGGCCGCCCTCACCGTTCGCCTCACCGAAGAGCACATCATTGGCGCCAGGAGGTGA